A single region of the Gorilla gorilla gorilla isolate KB3781 chromosome 1, NHGRI_mGorGor1-v2.1_pri, whole genome shotgun sequence genome encodes:
- the THEMIS2 gene encoding protein THEMIS2 isoform X2, which produces MEPVPLQDFVRALDPASLPRVLRVCSGVYFEGSIYEISGNECCLSTGDLIKVTQVRLQKVVCENPKTSQTMELAPNFQVRRTIVKIPSTLEVDVEDVTASSRHVHFIKPLLLSEVLAWEGPFPLSMEILEVPEGRPIFLSPWVGSLQKGQRLCIYGLASPPWRVLASSKGRKVPRHFLVSGGYQGKLRRRPREFPTAYDLLGAFQPGRPLRVVATKDCEGEREENPEFTSLAVGDRLEVLGPGQAHGAQGSDADVLVCQRLSDQAGEDEEEECKEEAESPERVLLPFHFPGSFVEEMSDSRRYSLADLIAQFSLPCEVKVVAKDTSHPTDPLTSFLGLRLEEKITEPFLVVSLDSEPGMCFEIPPRWLDLTVVEAKGQPDLPEGSLPIATVEELTDTFYYRLRKLPACEIQAPPPRPPKSQGLSKQRRHSSEGGVKSSQVLGLQQHARLPKPKAKTLPEFIKDGSSMYSKVPAHRKGHRPAKPQRQDLDDDEHDYEEILEQFQKTI; this is translated from the exons GCTCCATCTATGAGATCTCTGGGAATGAGTGCTGCCTCTCCACGGGGGACCTGATCAAGGTCACCCAGGTCCGCCTCCAGAAGGTGGTCTGTGAGAACCCGAAGACCAGCCAGACCATGGAGCTCGCCCCCAACTTCCAGG TGCGCAGGACCATTGTCAAGATCCCTTCTACCCTGGAGGTCGACGTGGAGGACGTCACCGCCTCCTCCCGGCACGTCCACTTTATCAAACCGCTGCTGCTGAGCGAGGTCCTGGCCTGGGAAGGCCCTTTCCCCCTGTCCATGGAGATCCTGGAGGTTCCTGAGGGCCGCCCCATCTTCCTCAGCCCGTGGGTGGGCTCCTTGCAAAAAGGCCAGAGGCTTTGCATCTATGGCCTAGCCTCACCACCCTGGCgggtcctggcctcaagcaagggCCGCAAGGTGCCCAGGCACTTCCTGGTGTCAGGGGGCTACCAAGGCAAGCTGCGGCGGCGGCCAAGGGAGTTCCCCACGGCCTATGACCTCCTAGGTGCTTTCCAGCCAGGCCGGCCACTCCGGGTGGTGGCCACAAAGGACTGTGAGGGCGAGAGGGAGGAGAATCCCGAGTTCACGTCCCTGGCTGTGGGTGACCGGCTGGAGGTGCTGGGGCCTGGCCAGGCCCATGGGGCCCAGGGCAGTGACGCGGATGTCTTGGTTTGTCAGCGGCTGAGTGACCAGGctggggaggatgaggaggaagagtGCAAAGAGGAGGCAGAGAGCCCAGAGCGGGTCCTGCTGCCCTTCCACTTCCCTGGCAGTTTCGTGGAGGAGATGAGTGACAGCCGGCGCTACAGCCTGGCGGATCTGATTGCCCAGTTTTCACTGCCTTGTGAGGTCAAGGTGGTGGCCAAGGACACCAGCCACCCCACTGACCCTCTGACCTCCTTCCTGGGCCTGCGGCTGGAGGAGAAGATCACAGAGCCATTCTTGGTGGTGAGCCTGGACTCTGAGCCTGGGATGTGCTTTGAGATCCCTCCCCGGTGGCTGGACCTGACTGTCGTGGAGGCCAAGGGGCAGCCAGACTTGCCAGAGGGGTCTCTCCCCATAGCCACAGTGGAGGAGCTGACAGACACCTTCTATTATCGTCTTCGGAAGTTACCAGCCTGTGAGATCCAAGCCCCCCCACCCAGGCCCCCTAAAAGTCAGGGCCTCAGCAAGCAGAGGAGACACAGCAGTGAGGGAGGCGTCAAG TCTTCTCAAGTCTTAGGATTGCAGCAACACGCTCGGCTGCCCAAACCCAAGGCGAAGACCTTGCCAGAGTTCATCAAGGATGGCTCCAGTATGTACAGCAAGGTTCCTGCCCACAGGAAGGGCCACAGGCCCGCTAAGCCCCAAAGGCAGGATCTAG ATGATGATGAACATGAttatgaagaaatacttgagcAATTTCAGAAAACCATCTAA
- the THEMIS2 gene encoding protein THEMIS2 isoform X1 — MEPVPLQDFVRALDPASLPRVLRVCSGVYFEGSIYEISGNECCLSTGDLIKVTQVRLQKVVCENPKTSQTMELAPNFQGYFTPLNTPQSYETLEELVSATTQSSKQLPTCFMSTHRIVTEGRVVTEDQLLMLQAVVMHLGIRSARCVLGMEGQQVILHLPLSQKGPFWTWEPSAPRTLLQVLQDPALKDLVLTCPTLPWHSLILRPQYEIQAIMHMRRTIVKIPSTLEVDVEDVTASSRHVHFIKPLLLSEVLAWEGPFPLSMEILEVPEGRPIFLSPWVGSLQKGQRLCIYGLASPPWRVLASSKGRKVPRHFLVSGGYQGKLRRRPREFPTAYDLLGAFQPGRPLRVVATKDCEGEREENPEFTSLAVGDRLEVLGPGQAHGAQGSDADVLVCQRLSDQAGEDEEEECKEEAESPERVLLPFHFPGSFVEEMSDSRRYSLADLIAQFSLPCEVKVVAKDTSHPTDPLTSFLGLRLEEKITEPFLVVSLDSEPGMCFEIPPRWLDLTVVEAKGQPDLPEGSLPIATVEELTDTFYYRLRKLPACEIQAPPPRPPKSQGLSKQRRHSSEGGVKSSQVLGLQQHARLPKPKAKTLPEFIKDGSSMYSKVPAHRKGHRPAKPQRQDLDDDEHDYEEILEQFQKTI, encoded by the exons GCTCCATCTATGAGATCTCTGGGAATGAGTGCTGCCTCTCCACGGGGGACCTGATCAAGGTCACCCAGGTCCGCCTCCAGAAGGTGGTCTGTGAGAACCCGAAGACCAGCCAGACCATGGAGCTCGCCCCCAACTTCCAGG GCTACTTCACCCCCCTCAACACCCCACAGAGCTATGAAACCCTGGAGGAGCTGGTCTCTGCCACAACTCAGAGCTCCAAGCAGCTGCCCACTTGCTTCATGTCGACCCACAGGATTGTCACAGAGGGCAGGGTGGTGACTGAGGACCAGCTCCTCATGCTTCAGGCTGTGGTGATGCACCTCGGGATCCGCTCTGCGCGCTGTGTCCTGGGCATGGAGGGTCAGCAGGTCATCCTGCACCTGCCCCTATCCCAGAAGGGGCCCTTCTGGACATGGGAGCCTAGTGCCCCTCGAACTCTGCTCCAGGTCCTACAGGATCCAGCCCTGAAAGACCTCGTCCTCacctgccccaccctgccctggcATTCCCTGATCCTGCGGCCCCAGTATGAGATCCAAGCCATCATGCACA TGCGCAGGACCATTGTCAAGATCCCTTCTACCCTGGAGGTCGACGTGGAGGACGTCACCGCCTCCTCCCGGCACGTCCACTTTATCAAACCGCTGCTGCTGAGCGAGGTCCTGGCCTGGGAAGGCCCTTTCCCCCTGTCCATGGAGATCCTGGAGGTTCCTGAGGGCCGCCCCATCTTCCTCAGCCCGTGGGTGGGCTCCTTGCAAAAAGGCCAGAGGCTTTGCATCTATGGCCTAGCCTCACCACCCTGGCgggtcctggcctcaagcaagggCCGCAAGGTGCCCAGGCACTTCCTGGTGTCAGGGGGCTACCAAGGCAAGCTGCGGCGGCGGCCAAGGGAGTTCCCCACGGCCTATGACCTCCTAGGTGCTTTCCAGCCAGGCCGGCCACTCCGGGTGGTGGCCACAAAGGACTGTGAGGGCGAGAGGGAGGAGAATCCCGAGTTCACGTCCCTGGCTGTGGGTGACCGGCTGGAGGTGCTGGGGCCTGGCCAGGCCCATGGGGCCCAGGGCAGTGACGCGGATGTCTTGGTTTGTCAGCGGCTGAGTGACCAGGctggggaggatgaggaggaagagtGCAAAGAGGAGGCAGAGAGCCCAGAGCGGGTCCTGCTGCCCTTCCACTTCCCTGGCAGTTTCGTGGAGGAGATGAGTGACAGCCGGCGCTACAGCCTGGCGGATCTGATTGCCCAGTTTTCACTGCCTTGTGAGGTCAAGGTGGTGGCCAAGGACACCAGCCACCCCACTGACCCTCTGACCTCCTTCCTGGGCCTGCGGCTGGAGGAGAAGATCACAGAGCCATTCTTGGTGGTGAGCCTGGACTCTGAGCCTGGGATGTGCTTTGAGATCCCTCCCCGGTGGCTGGACCTGACTGTCGTGGAGGCCAAGGGGCAGCCAGACTTGCCAGAGGGGTCTCTCCCCATAGCCACAGTGGAGGAGCTGACAGACACCTTCTATTATCGTCTTCGGAAGTTACCAGCCTGTGAGATCCAAGCCCCCCCACCCAGGCCCCCTAAAAGTCAGGGCCTCAGCAAGCAGAGGAGACACAGCAGTGAGGGAGGCGTCAAG TCTTCTCAAGTCTTAGGATTGCAGCAACACGCTCGGCTGCCCAAACCCAAGGCGAAGACCTTGCCAGAGTTCATCAAGGATGGCTCCAGTATGTACAGCAAGGTTCCTGCCCACAGGAAGGGCCACAGGCCCGCTAAGCCCCAAAGGCAGGATCTAG ATGATGATGAACATGAttatgaagaaatacttgagcAATTTCAGAAAACCATCTAA